In Cydia pomonella isolate Wapato2018A chromosome 1, ilCydPomo1, whole genome shotgun sequence, one genomic interval encodes:
- the LOC133534627 gene encoding uncharacterized histidine-rich protein DDB_G0274557-like isoform X2 → MDCRTVFLFSLVILMAVLLTSSEGRKKKVVIHVPYKVKKIKHTHTVYKTIHHHHTHHDHIDPLLAHAPTEEHEHFHHMHLHDEGQHSQPVPGIGIPEFLPDVPLDAPDEHDLPLHPNRHIIPLYRRKN, encoded by the exons ATGGATTGTCGAACAGTG TTTTTGTTCAGCTTAGTCATCCTAATGGCAGTACTTCTCACTTCATCTGAAGG GCGCAAGAAGAAAGTAGTCATCCACGTGCCCTATAAAGTGAAGAAGATTAAGCACACGCACACGGTGTACAAAACGATACACCATCACCACACGCACCACGACCACATAGATCCCCTTCTCGCGCACGCGCCCACGGAGGAGCACGAGCATTTCCACCACATGCACCTGCACGACGAGGGCCAGCACAGCCAACCGGTGCCGGGCATCGGCATCCCCGAGTTCCTGCCCGACGTACCGCTGGATGCACCCGACGAGCACGATCTGCCCCTTCATCCCAATCGACACATCATCCCGCTTTACAGAAGAAAAAACTAG
- the LOC133534640 gene encoding protein doublesex-like yields the protein MDLSKYLAVLVVLLVDGGESGGHGEKHHDHVKLHVPEFIHHDHHTKVITIHHHHHKPKKEHHHHHHHHHKPHIPHGHHYHHVKKVHKKKTESKGHHGHHGHHGHHSHHHKNHGHHGHHGHHGHHGHHGHHGGHHHHDSPSYFPHHDTPSISYDPTPTTFEEDFGGYSPAVPAYGAPAFIPRTPQVHGVTHTVKQVKVFDSLPGGIPSITNGHAAGGGGYQVTEEGEEEDDAFTALDGLQQSYPGTFSFVQNAAPEPASNDIFSSLSPQSTSQAANHDPFAEAPTPTAFSGNEFTSPLAQAPLSSLAPTENVIPSAESTPEFPMTFQAEPTGFDDPANAFAGAQAGSTALSPEDKAVNDIVSYSRVAGIQQTINTGGHETVVY from the exons ATGGATTTGAGTAAATACCTTGCAGTGCTGGTGGTACTCCTAGTGGACGGTGGCGAGAGTGGTGGACACGGAGAGAAACATCA TGATCATGTGAAACTACACGTCCCAGAGTTTATTCACCACGACCACCATACAAAAGTGATAACAATTCATCACCATCATCATAAACCAAAAAAGGAACATCACCACCATCACCACCATCATCATAAGCCACACATTCCTCATGGACACCACTACCATCATGTAAAAAAGGTGCACAAAAAGAAGACGGAGAGCAAAGGCCACCATGGTCACCACGGCCATCACGGACATCACAGCCACCATCACAAAAACCACGGGCATCACGGGCATCACGGGCACCACGGTCATCACGGCCATCACGGCCACCACGGTGGTCATCACCATCACGACAGCCCATCGTATTTTCCTCACCACGATACTCCTTCTATCAGCTACGACCCTACACCCACGACCTTCGAAGAGGACTTCGGCGGCTACAGCCCAGCAGTGCCGGCTTATGGTGCGCCCGCATTCATTCCTCGGACACCACAGGTCCATGGCGTAACACACACTGTCAAGCAAGTCAAAGTGTTCGATTCATTACCAGGTGGCATACCGAGTATCACAAATGGTCACGCCGCCGGCGGCGGAGGCTATCAAGTTACAGAGGAAGGGGAGGAGGAAGACGATGCTTTTACAGCTTTAGATGGACTTCAACAGAGTTATCCCGGAacgttttcttttgtgcaaaacGCGGCGCCAGAACCGGCATCAAACGATATATTCTCCTCGCTGTCTCCCCAAAGCACAAGTCAGGCTGCCAATCATGATCCATTTGCTGAAGCTCCCACACCTACAGCTTTTAGTGGAAATGAATTCACCAGCCCCTTAGCTCAGGCTCCGTTGTCCTCTTTAGCGCCAACTGAGAATGTTATTCCGAGCGCTGAATCTACTCCCGAGTTCCCGATGACCTTCCAGGCGGAGCCGACTGGGTTTGACGATCCCGCGAATGCGTTTGCAGGGGCGCAAGCCGGCAGCACTGCGCTGTCACCCGAGGACAAGGCGGTTAACGACATCGTGTCCTACTCGAGGGTCGCCGGCATACAGCAAACTATTAATACTGGAGGACACGAGACTGTGGTTtattaa
- the LOC133534652 gene encoding uncharacterized protein LOC133534652 produces the protein MCTMSANFLIALICVAELTSLVAAGGHGGHHKKVIIHVPVLVKHHHHKHTIVKHVHHKHGGGGGDDHYEVLGYTYGEPKAAPHFGGGHGWHAADEGHEGLEDSPVSFDGGDHGSYGLSSEGQDYGGHGEY, from the exons ATGTGCACCATGTCTGCGAATTTTTTG ATTGCGCTGATCTGCGTGGCGGAGCTGACGAGCCTAGTGGCGGCGGGCGGGCACGGCGGGCACCACAAGAAGGTGATCATCCACGTGCCGGTGCTCGTTAAGCACCACCACCACAAACACACCATCGTGAAGCACGTGCACCACAAGCACGGCGGTGGTGGCGGCGATGACCACTACGAGGTGCTCGGCTACACCTACGGCGAGCCCAAGGCGGCGCCGCACTTCGGCGGAG GACATGGCTGGCACGCGGCAGATGAAGGTCACGAGGGTCTCGAAGACTCTCCCGTAAGCTTCGACGGCGGAGACCACGGCAGCTACGGACTTAGCAGCGAAGGGCAAGATTACGGCGGCCATGGAGAATACTAA